A region from the Silene latifolia isolate original U9 population chromosome 7, ASM4854445v1, whole genome shotgun sequence genome encodes:
- the LOC141590508 gene encoding serpin-ZX-like translates to MNFSVQVAKHVIQENLGKGESVICSPASIDAVLRILAVGSEKSTRKQLLNLFGHDNIQELNAASTELAKVFKASENTGTLEVSYVNGLWLDQRLTLNAEFEKVLREVHNARARVVDFVNQADEAVKEANLWTKKETKGLINDRTVLLLANALYFKGLTLPFKLNCKDFSEMINAADPVYVSDMFQKCYVETNEHGTEAAAVTYSSIDGCGYEEEALPEINFVANHLFMFMIREDVSGALLFIGTMLNPE, encoded by the exons ATGAACTTTTCAGTACAAGTTGCGAAACATGTCATCCAAGAAAACCTTGGAAAGGGCGAGAGCGTAATTTGCTCTCCGGCATCAATCGACGCCGTTCTTAGAATCCTCGCCGTAGGATCAGAAAAATCAACGAGAAAGCAGTTGCTTAATCTGTTTGGACACGATAATATTCAAGAGTTGAACGCCGCGTCAACAGAATTAGCCAAAGTATTCAAAGCTTCGGAAAATACCGGTACCCTGGAAGTCTCTTACGTTAACGGGTTATGGTTGGATCAACGTTTAACGTTGAACGCGGAATTTGAAAAGGTTTTAAGGGAAGTTCACAATGCTCGAGCTAGGGTTGTTGATTTCGTCAATCAG GCTGATGAAGCGGTGAAGGAAGCGAACTTATGGACTAAAAAGGAAACAAAAGGATTGATCAATGACAGGACTGTGTTGTTGTTGGCTAATGCTTTGTATTTCAAAG GGTTGACATTACCTTTCAAGCTAAACTGCAAGGATTTTTCTGAGATGATTAATGCCGCCGACCCAGTCTATGTAAGTGATATGTTTCAGAAGTGTTATGTGGAGACGAATGAACATGGGACAGAAGCCGCGGCCGTCACTTATTCTTCAATCGACGGATGCGGATATGAAGAAGAAGCTCTGCCTGAAATAAATTTTGTGGCTAACCATCTGTTTATGTTTATGATTCGAGAAGATGTTTCTGGTGCACTACTGTTTATCGGCACAATGCTTAATCCCGAATAG
- the LOC141592527 gene encoding cyclin-B1-2-like: MEEGTKAIQHEIGGVYTDALRFGFHGVKSDILEVHPLQSSAINLKKTEEDMKKKVLANTYGSAFPLKLDLDRQILTRFQRPPGPIPSSMLGLEAYTGSLDDIGFEDYLNDPRDSETNRVPDMHHGMEVRLGLSKGPVCPSFI, encoded by the exons ATGGAGGAAGGAACCAAGGCGATCCAACACGAAATCGGAGGAGTTTACACCGACGCACTTCGCTTCGGTTTTCATGGCGTCAAGAGCGACATCCTCGAAGTTCATCCTCTTCAATCTTCCGCCATTAAC TTGAAGAAGACGGAAGAAGATATGAAGAAGAAGGTTTTAGCTAACACTTATGGCTCCGCTTTTCCGCTTAAATTGGACCTTGATCGCCAAATTCTCACTAG GTTTCAAAGACCACCTGGACCAATTCCATCATCGATGCTTGGCTTGGAAGCATACACTGGATCTCTAGATGACATTGGTTTTGAAGACTATTTGAATG ATCCACGTGATTCAGAAACCAATCGGGTTCCTGATATGCACCATGGTATGGAGGTTCGCCTAGGCCTATCCAAAGGACCAGTCTGCCCTTCTTTCATCTGA
- the LOC141590510 gene encoding uncharacterized protein LOC141590510, which yields MEAWSFEFEDCLHIVKKEWMISDEGSMSVRLLRKLKRVRNAIRVWTLSKRREWSQQWTDFDKDLEMELEKVFNGHNESDYVDLHSKYIEFNRAATLFWKQRAKINWIKEGDACTRFFFNSVKNRYNRNFIVGVKRSDSTWAFDNTEVVDLFNVYFHEIYRVHTQQESFQQYSRKYMKLFSNLKFKLDDDQRDSFSKLFSRKEVRTAVFQLGPLKSPGPDGIPALFYQKYWFHVKREVEEAVLEILNKGIFPAEFNRTSIVLIPKTGTPEKVENYRPISLCNVIIKIVTKCISNRLKRVMSSLVGEYQNGFIPGRHISDNVLLSHELFHHISRKKKGKKGLLAIKVDMSKAYDRLNWNFIRCTLVAMNFPEIFIDLIMNCVSSVSYEVLLNGSPGKSFKPKAGVRQGDPISPYLFALGTEVLSQLLCVAQEKELLNGISVCRGATPISHLLFADDAIFFLEANQKSCQILCDILKDYCTASGQLINVDKTSITFSPSCTMRVSKDCMKILKAPGNKELGLYLGLPTDFGSSKKEVFALVVEKVRKRILSWNNSFLSPAGRLTLICSVLSSLSIYSLSAFKMPVSVSSKINSLISQFWWRGTAMRVGLHWSSNLFLNAPKSSGGLGIRNISCLNQSLLAKIGWRILQFPNSLIGRVLGKKYNLSFASIMSPSYRKLGCQSWGERGITWGLELLRLQSAYQIGFPSTLDLWRDNWLHGLNLAQLLNVPDHVLASKPKINVCQLHDEHGVWDSDLIRKLCGSPAIPFILAVPVPPVDSMDMLYWKATKTGKYSIKSGYAIAFANLWEKKASSTDLNRMDPITISFCKQRLWRLPISAKWKVFLWKILSDSLPCGAAAMKRNLNWNFNCRFCLSETDNIESLNHLFRDCPTSSRIWLGSPLGIRSNVGNNISIQRWIINWCTLLTKEKGVDAISFFCSTLWQIWCLRNDHCFRQPVSSFSAAMLALYSDAMANITAHGSAIKSKDFLLNMDIYSSHDVVRIKDHFPVAIIADSLCGNHVRLKCDASWTSDFRGTAGWFFKDMTGAMVQFGQRRFWASSPLQAECLALFFAVSDGLKHGFEAL from the coding sequence ATGGAAGCTTGGAGCTTTGAGTTTGAGGATTGTCTTCATATCGTTAAGAAAGAATGGATGATTTCTGACGAGGGATCAATGTCAGTTCGTTTACTTAGGAAGCTTAAGAGGGTTCGTAATGCAATACGGGTGTGGACTCTTTCTAAACGTCGAGAATGGTCTCAACAATGGACTGACTTTGATAAGGATTTGGAAATGGAATTGGAAAAGGTTTTTAATGGCCATAATGAAAGTGATTATGTGGATTTGCATTCCAAGTATATCGAATTTAACAGAGCGGCAACCCTTTTCTGGAAACAGAGGGCGAAGATTAATTGGATTAAGGAAGGTGATGCATGCACTAGATTCTTCTTTAATTCTGTTAAGAACAGGTATAATCGAAACTTCATTGTGGGAGTTAAGAGGTCTGATTCAACGTGGGCTTTTGACAATACTGAGGTTGTGGATCTTTTCAACGTTTATTTTCATGAGATTTACAGGGTTCATACTCAACAGGAATCGTTTCAGCAGTATTCGAGGAAGTACATGAAACTTTTTTCCAATCTTAAATTTAAGCTGGATGATGACCAACGTGATTCTTTTTCTAAACTGTTTTCAAGGAAAGAAGTTCGTACCGCTGTTTTTCAACTTGGGCCTCTTAAATCACCAGGTCCGGACGGGATTCCAGCTCTTTTTTATCAAAAATATTGGTTCCATGTTAAACGAGAGGTTGAGGAGGCAGTTCTTGAGATTTTGAATAAGGGTATTTTTCCTGCTGAGTTTAACCGTACTTCTATTGTTTTAATACCCAAGACTGGTACTCCTGAAAAGGTTGAGAATTATCGACCCATTAGTCTTTGTAATGTTATTATAAAAATTGTGACGAAATGTATTTCAAATAGACTTAAAAGGGTCATGTCTTCTCTTGTTGGGGAGTATCAAAATGGATTTATCCCTGGCCGTCATATTAGTGATAACGTTTTGCTTTCTCATGAACTTTTTCATCACATATCGAGGAAGAAGAAGGGTAAGAAAGGTTTGTTGGCTATTAAAGTGGATATGAGTAAAGCATACGATAGGCTTAATTGGAACTTCATCAGATGCACTCTGGTGGCTATGAACTTCCCTGAGATTTTTATTGATCTTATTATGAATTGCGTTTCTTCGGTTTCTTATGAAGTTTTGTTGAATGGTAGTCCGGGTAAAAGTTTTAAACCTAAGGCGGGTGTTCGACAGGGGGATCCTATATCTCCATATCTATTTGCTCTTGGTACAGAGGTTCTATCGCAATTATTATGTGTAGCTCAAGAGAAGGAGTTGTTAAATGGAATTTCGGTATGTCGGGGTGCAACTCCAATTTCCCATCTGCTTTTTGCAGACGATGCAATCTTTTTCCTTGAGGCAAATCAGAAATCATGTCAGATTTTATGTGATATTCTTAAAGACTACTGTACTGCTTCGGGACAATTAATCAATGTTGATAAAACTTCAATCACCTTTAGTCCTAGCTGCACTATGCGTGTCTCGAAGGATTGTATGAAAATTTTGAAGGCCCCTGGCAATAAGGAGCTTGGTTTATATTTAGGTCTTCCAACGGACTTTGGATCCTCTAAGAAGGAGGTCTTTGCCTTGGTCGTTGAGAAGGTTCGGAAGCGTATTCTTAGTTGGAATAATAGTTTCTTATCTCCTGCTGGAAGACTTACTCTTATTTGTTCGGTTTTATCTTCACTTTCTATTTACTCTCTATCGGCATTTAAAATGCCGGTAAGTGTGAGTTCAAAGATAAATTCTTTGATCTCACAATTTTGGTGGAGGGGAACTGCAATGAGAGTGGGTCTTCATTGGAGTAGTAATTTGTTTTTAAATGCTCCAAAATCTAGTGGGGGCTTGGGAATACGAAATATAAGCTGTTTGAATCAGAGTCTTCTGGCTAAGATTGGTTGGAGGATCCTTCAATTTCCTaatagtctaattggaagagttCTTGGCAAAAAGTATAACTTGTCTTTTGCAAGTATTATGTCTCCTTCTTATCGAAAGTTGGGATGCCAATCATGGGGCGAAAGAGGGATTACTTGGGGTTTGGAACTCTTGCGGCTGCAATCGGCTTATCAAATTGGTTTTCCCTCCACTCTTGATTTATGGCGTGATAATTGGCTCCATGGTTTAAATTTGGCACAACTCCTAAATGTCCCGGATCATGTGCTTGCTTCTAAACCCAAAATTAATGTCTGTCAGTTGCATGATGAACATGGTGTTTGGGATAGTGATTTAATTCGAAAGCTTTGTGGTAGCCCGGCTATTCCTTTTATTTTGGCTGTCCCAGTGCCGCCTGTTGACAGTATGGATATGTTGTATTGGAAGGCTACCAAAACTGGAAAATATTCAATCAAAAGTGGCTATGCAATAGCTTTCGCCAACCTTTGGGAGAAAAAGGCTTCTTCTACTGATTTAAATCGTATGGATCCGATTACGATTTCTTTCTGCAAACAACGATTATGGAGGTTACCTATTTCTGCTAAATGGAAAGTTTTTCTTTGGAAAATTCTTTCTGATTCTCTTCCTTGTGGGGCAGCAGCTATGAAACGGAATTTGAACTGGAATTTTAACTGTCGTTTTTGTTTGTCGGAGACGGATAACATTGAATCGCTTAATCATCTTTTCCGTGACTGTCCTACTTCCTCTAGAATTTGGCTGGGTTCTCCATTGGGAATTAGAAGTAATGTGGGGAATAATATTTCTATTCAAAGATGGATTATTAACTGGTGTACTTTGTTGACCAAAGAAAAGGGTGTGGATGCTATTTCCTTCTTCTGTAGCACTCTTTGGCAAATCTGGTGTCTACGGAATGATCATTGTTTTCGTCAACCAGTTTCGTCTTTTTCTGCTGCTATGCTTGCTCTTTATTCAGATGCTATGGCAAACATTACGGCTCATGGGTCAGCTATCAAATCCAAGGATTTCCTTCTTAATATGGATATCTATTCCTCTCATGATGTAGTGCGTATAAAGGATCATTTTCCTGTTGCAATCATTGCGGATTCTCTCTGTGGAAATCATGTTAGGCTTAAATGTGATGCTTCCTGGACTTCTGATTTTCGAGGAACTGCAGGATGGTTCTTTAAAGATATGACTGGTGCCATGGTTCAGTTTGGTCAACGACGGTTTTGGGCTTCCTCTCCTCTTCAAGCTGAATGTTTAGCTTTGTTTTTTGCAGTTTCAGATGGATTGAAGCATGGGTTCGAGGCACTTTGA